One genomic region from Jiangella sp. DSM 45060 encodes:
- a CDS encoding ABC transporter permease, whose protein sequence is MTEAAVTAPRQLTRRRTKSRPPLLIGLCLGFMTLVLIVAIFGEALAPQDPSQQDVLGSLAPPSAEHWLGTDGLGRDVFSRMLAGARSAIMGPLVIAVVAMVCGNLLGLLAGYRAGLVDSLLMRWVDLMVAIPSLLIIIVVAGALGGGYWLAVALLTVLTIPTDARVMRAATLEQVPRPYVEAAKTLGVSNGRIMVRHIWPNIAATAVANSVIIFAGSLVAIAGLSFLGLGAEPGTPDWGQMLSENQPLLFTNPVASIAPGIAIALTATAVNLIGDWVYEKMSRRGAAR, encoded by the coding sequence ATGACCGAAGCGGCCGTCACGGCGCCGCGGCAGCTGACCAGGCGGCGGACGAAGAGCCGTCCGCCGCTCCTGATCGGCCTGTGTCTCGGGTTCATGACGCTGGTCCTGATCGTGGCGATCTTCGGCGAGGCCCTGGCGCCTCAGGACCCGTCCCAGCAGGACGTGCTCGGCAGCCTGGCCCCGCCGAGCGCCGAGCACTGGCTCGGCACGGACGGCCTGGGGCGCGACGTGTTCTCCCGCATGCTGGCCGGAGCGCGGTCCGCGATCATGGGGCCGCTGGTCATCGCCGTGGTCGCCATGGTGTGCGGCAACCTGCTCGGACTCCTGGCCGGCTACCGCGCCGGGCTCGTCGACTCGTTGCTGATGCGCTGGGTCGACCTGATGGTGGCCATCCCGTCGCTGCTGATCATCATCGTCGTGGCCGGCGCGCTGGGTGGCGGCTACTGGCTGGCCGTCGCGCTGCTGACCGTCCTCACGATCCCCACCGACGCCCGCGTCATGCGCGCCGCCACGCTCGAGCAGGTGCCGCGTCCGTACGTCGAGGCGGCGAAGACCCTGGGTGTGTCGAACGGCCGGATCATGGTGCGGCACATCTGGCCCAACATCGCCGCGACCGCCGTCGCGAACTCGGTCATCATCTTCGCCGGGTCGCTCGTGGCCATCGCCGGCCTGTCCTTCCTCGGCCTCGGCGCCGAGCCGGGCACCCCCGACTGGGGCCAGATGCTGTCGGAGAACCAGCCCCTGCTGTTCACCAACCCGGTCGCGAGCATCGCGCCCGGCATCGCCATCGCACTCACCGCCACGGCGGTGAACCTGATCGGCGACTGGGTGTACGAGAAGATGTCGAGGCGAGGAGCAGCCCGTTGA
- a CDS encoding ABC transporter permease, whose translation MTGRAVLLMIGKRLVALVVLVAILSFLVFSLVHIAPGTAVDAYLGGKPATPELVQLLTERYHLDEPFFTQYWLWLKDALMFDFGESTLTTLPVTDEIGIRLGPSAFLAVYAYVLTMILGVVPGIIAALRQRKLLDRGLVAGAVVALSTPPFVMGILLLYLFAVLVPIFPAAGRGEGFFDQLWHLTLPALALALCVAAFLLRHTRASMINVLDQDYIMFARARGLSWGHVLFRYAFRNALIPVVTVSGALLAFFFAGAVFVEATFSLGGIGELLVQSAQSSDMPMIQALAILIAVLIVLANLLADLAYVAIDPRIRFEGRSS comes from the coding sequence ATGACCGGCCGCGCCGTCCTGCTGATGATCGGCAAACGTCTGGTCGCGCTGGTGGTCCTGGTCGCGATCCTGTCGTTCCTCGTCTTCTCGCTGGTCCACATCGCCCCGGGCACCGCGGTCGACGCCTATCTGGGCGGCAAGCCGGCCACGCCGGAGCTGGTGCAGCTGCTGACGGAGCGGTACCACCTCGACGAACCGTTCTTCACCCAGTACTGGCTGTGGCTGAAGGACGCGCTGATGTTCGACTTCGGCGAGTCCACGCTGACGACGCTGCCGGTCACCGACGAGATCGGGATCCGGCTGGGACCGTCGGCGTTCCTCGCCGTCTACGCCTACGTCCTGACGATGATCCTCGGCGTCGTCCCCGGGATCATCGCCGCGCTGCGCCAGCGAAAACTACTCGACCGCGGCCTGGTGGCAGGGGCGGTCGTGGCGCTGAGCACGCCGCCGTTCGTCATGGGGATCCTGCTGCTGTACCTGTTCGCCGTCCTGGTACCGATCTTCCCGGCCGCCGGTCGCGGCGAGGGGTTCTTCGACCAGCTGTGGCACCTGACCCTGCCGGCGCTGGCGCTCGCCCTGTGCGTCGCGGCGTTCCTCCTGCGGCACACCCGCGCCTCGATGATCAACGTGCTGGACCAGGACTACATCATGTTCGCCCGGGCCCGGGGCCTGAGCTGGGGACACGTGCTGTTCCGGTACGCGTTCCGGAACGCGCTGATCCCCGTGGTGACGGTCTCCGGGGCGCTGCTCGCGTTCTTCTTCGCCGGAGCGGTGTTCGTGGAGGCGACGTTCTCGCTGGGCGGCATCGGTGAGCTCCTGGTGCAGTCCGCCCAGTCGAGTGACATGCCGATGATCCAGGCCCTGGCGATCCTCATCGCGGTGCTGATCGTGCTGGCCAACCTGCTCGCGGACCTCGCCTACGTGGCGATCGACCCGCGGATCCGCTTCGAAGGGAGGTCGTCATGA